Within Amedibacterium intestinale, the genomic segment AGTTCAATATTCGACATCTTTTTTAAATTCTATATTGTATTTTATAAGTGGCAGTAATCACTGCTATGTATACGTAAAGATCCCTTTTAAATATCCCTATTTGCGTATCATCATTCTATCCCCTATAATTCTTCGATAAGGTTCTGCATAAAGGCAGGACCTTATCCTTTTTTTATGCGTATTCGAATGTTTTTCTTTTACCTGCAAGAAAAATCATGTTATAGTATTACGCGAGGTGATACATGTGAAAATAGGTTTTATTTCTTTGGGGTGCAGTAAAAATTTAGTAGACAGTGAAAAAATGATGGGAATGCTGAAAAGTGGCAATCATGAACTTGTTCATAATGCAGATGAAGCAGAAGCCATTATTATCAATACATGCGGATTTATCAATTCCGCAAAAGAAGAAGCCATTCAGACTATTTTTAAAATGGCAGAATATAAAAAACATAACTGTAAACGTCTAATTGTTGTTGGATGTCTTGCACAGCGTTATAAAGAAGAACTGGAAAAGGAAATTCCAGAGATTGATGCAGTAATCAGTATCAAAGAATACCCGCATCTTCATGAAATCTTGGCACAGCTGTTAGATGGTAAAGATTTGGTTAGCTATAATAAATGTGAACGTCTGGTATCCAGTAAACCTTGGACTGCATATTTAAAGATTGCGGAAGGATGCTCCAATCGCTGTACATATTGTGCAATTCCTTTGATTCGTGGTGGAAATGTATCATTCCCTATTGAAAAGCTGGTAGAAGATGCAAAAGAGCTGGCAAATAAAGGAGTAAAAGAATTGGTTTTGATTGCACAGGATACAACAAAATATGGTGTAGACTTGTATGGAAAACGCAGTTTATTAGATTTGTTGAAAAAAGTGCATGAAATTGAAGGTTTCCATTGGATTCGTATTCTGTATATGTATCCAGATGAAATTGATGATGAATTAATTGAAGGAATGGCACAGCTTCCTAAAGTTGTTCCTTATTTTGATATTCCTATGCAGCATGCAAATAATCGTATGCTGGAATTGATGAATCGCAGAGGACATAAAGAGGATGTATTAGAACTTTGTAAAAAGATTCGCTCTACCTTTGCTTATCCAACATTGCGTACTACCTTTATTGTAGGATTCCCTACTGAAAGTGATGAAGATTTTGCAGATCTGATGCAGTTTGTAGAAGATGTGCACTGGGATCGTATGGGGGCATTTACATATTCTCCTGAAGAAGATACACCAGCATATTATATGTCAGGTGCAGTTGATGAAGATGTAAAACAGAAGCGTCTAGAAACTTTAATGGCACGTCAGGAAGAAATTTCATTAGAAAATCAGCGTAAGATGATTGGTGAAGTTGTAGAAGTTCTGGTAGAAGATCAGGAAGGATTAACTGGAAAATATCGAGGACGTGGAAAAAGCAGTGCACCAGATGAAGTTGATGGTATTGTCATTTTTACAAGTGATCGTTTTATTGAATTTGGCAGCTTTGTAAAGGTACGTATTACAGATGCACTTCCACATGATTTGATTGGAGTCGAAGAGTGTTAAAAGGTTTTGATCCTATCATATCCAAAGAGCCTAAAGTAATGATTCTAGGCTCTATGCCAAGTGCAGTATCACTTGAGAAACAGGAATACTATGGATATGCACATAATCGTTTCTGGAAAATTATGAGTGATGTATTCGAAATGCCGATTTCTACTTATGAAGAAAAGAAACAAATTATTTATTCTCATCATCTTCTGCTATGGGATGTGATTGGAGAATGTGAAAGGGAAGGAAGTTTAGATTCCAAGATACATAATGAAAAAGTAAACCCAATCCAAGAGTTACTGGAAAAATATCCTTCTATACAGTTTGTGATATGCAATGGAAGAAAAAGCTATGATTTGTATCAGAAACACTTTTCTCATCTTTCTCTTTCCTGTGTATATCTTCCAAGCACAAGCAATGCAAATCGTTCGATAAAAGAAGATGTTTTATTTGAAAAGTGGAGAGAAGTTTTAAAGAAACAAAATTTGTAAGAAACAGTATGGGGGTTTCGTGTCATAACAATGACAGAGGCAAATAGCCAAGTAGATACAAAGGTTTTTAGACTTCTACCAAAGATAAAAGCTGAAAAATCAAATAGTTGGTGTGCTGCTTTGAGCGACTATTGTATAATGGTTGTTGTAAACAGTACATCAACTCAAAGGGGGAACTATTTTGGAAAACGAAATTAAATTATTTGAAGGAAATCAAATACGTTCCGCTTGGGACAATGAAAAAGAAGAATGGTATTTCAGTGTAGTAGATGTGGTTGGAGTTCTTACAGAAAGCAAGAACCCACGAGATTATTGGTATAGGGTCAAAAAAAGAATGACAGATGAAGAGAAAAGTGAGTTGTCGACAATTTGTCGACAACTGAAATTAGAATCTTCTGATGGAAAAAAGTACAATACGGATGTTGCTGATATGCAAGGTATTTTTCGTATTATACAATCAATTCCATCGCCAAAAGCTGAACCATTTAAAATGTGGCTAGCCGAAGTCGGTAAGGAAAGAATTGATGAAATCATTGATCCAGAACTTACGATTGATAGAGCGTTAGAAACATATGCGAAAAAAGGATATTCAAAAGAATGGATCAATCAAAGATTACAAGCTATTCAAGTAAGAAAAGAATTAACTGATACTTGGAATGAACATGGTATTGAGCAAGGAAGAGAATATGCCATTTTAACCAATGAAATTTCAAAAGCTTGGTCAGGTATGACAACAAGATAGTACAAAGATTTAAAAGGACTTAAAAAGCAAAATTTAAGAGATAATATGTCGACTACAGAACTTATCCTTAATATGCTGGCAGAAACAGCTACAAAAGATATTGCAAATACTTCAAATCCTCAAGGGTTAGAAGAAAATAAGAAAGTTGCTAAAAGAGGTGGTAATGTAGCAAAGGTCGCAAGGGAAACCCTTGAAAAAGAAACAGGAGAACCAGTTATTACATCAAAAAATGCAATTGATTTTGGTAAACTGATTGGAGATGTGGCAAAAGAAATTCCAAATGATAAAGATGATGATAAGGAAGAATAAAATGAAACTGTTACTAAGAATCATCTTGTTTCCGATTATTCTTATTCTTTCATTACTGATTGCTTTTTCAAAGTTTATCGTAACGATTGGTGGAACAATTCTAGGATTATTCTCATTTCTAGTAATCCTTGGAGCGTTGGCTTGCATTATTCAAGGTGAAGTGAAACTTGGAATAGAAGCACTTATTATTGCGTTTTTAATAAGTCCTTATGGATTGCCTAAGATTGCAATGTGGATGGTGGCATATCTTGAATACGGAAAAGAGAAATTAAAAGAAATATAACATGGTAAAACGAAGACGATGGAATACAAACTATCGTCTTTTTCTTTACCCAAAATGAAAGGAGGGAGAAATTATGAGTATGTATTTGTTTGATGAACAACCGATACTTGCCAATAAAACACTTGCAAGAGAAATAGGTTTAAATGAAGCATTAGTTCTTCAGCTAATAAACTGCTGGATAAAGATCAATAAAAGGTCTGGAAATAATTATTTTGAAGGTATTAGTAAAAATCCAGAGCAGTTAATGGAAATATCAAAGAGCAAAGAAAATATTCTTGTACCAATAATTAAAGATCCATTTACCTTTGAATTTCTTGGACTCGATGCAAAGGAGAGTGTATCTGAAACCGACTTAGAACAAGCTTTAATGGATAACTTACAGGAATTCATGCTTGAATAAGGACAAGGGTTTTGCTTTGGAGCAAGACAAAAGAGAATCATCATTGATGACAAATACTATTTTGTAGATTTGGTTTTCTATAATAGAATATTGCATTGCAATGTTATTATTGAACTTAAAAATGATGAGTTCAGACATGAAGATTTAGGACAGTTAAATGCCTATGTCGGATACTATAAAAATACATGAAATGAATGATGGCGATAATCCACCAATAGGGATACTTCTTTGTACTGATAAAGGAAATGGAATGGTCGAGTACGCATTGTCTGGAATGGATAATCAACTCTTTGTTTCTACATATATGTTACATCTTCCAAATAAACAAAAGCTAAAAGAATTTATAGTCAACGAGATGAAAGAAATGTGCTAAAATGCTTATAGATAGTTTTATTGGTTAATTTTAGGAAAGCTTTTATCATACGTAGAATTATGTATAATTCCACTACACTCATAACTAAAAATAATGTTAAAAATTATAGTGTCAATACGTTGACACGAGAGGGTTATGTCTATACTGTTTTTTTTATCATAAGAATAAAAAAAGATTGCTTTTGCATAACGGCTGATGTATAATAATTAAGCAAGCAAATGACTCCTTAGCTCAGCTGGCAGAGCAACTGACTCTTAATCAGTGGGTCTAGGGTTCGATTCCCTAAGGAGTCACCAATATAATAAGACAACCCTTTAAATAGTAGTTATTTAAGGGGTTTTATTTTTTTTGTATGAAAGCTAATGGGATTTTCTCTTCTATTTCTAGAAAGATATAAAAGAATGATGTATAATTAAATAATAAAAAATCTTACAAGAAGTAGGTGATTGTATGTTTTTTAAGAAAAAAAGAAAAATGAAAGAAATTGCATCATCAAATAATGATGTTCAAAATGAAGGCCTTTTGGAGAATTTGGTTTCTATATGTGGGGATGGTGTTGTATTTCAAAATGCATTTATTTTAGAAGATGAAGATATTTATGTGTATGCGGATGTATTGTCTTTTCAGGATAATGTTGCACAAATTGTTTTTCAGCTTCATCATGAGTGGCTAGATGAACCAGTCAGCGAGGTTATCGCAGCTGTAGGGGATAGTAAAGATGAGGTATATTATTCAGCTTGTGAACAGTTTTATGAGCAGGTTTTGCAGGTTTACTTAAAGGTTTGTAATAAAGAGTCGTATATTGATACAGTTGAAATCTTTACACAGGAGATGCATCGTTTTCATGTATGGAAAAGTCCTCTTGGAGGAATTGGAAAAAAAGAAGGAATTGAAGAAAGTGATTATTGGAATCTGCTAAAAAACGATTTATCATTGCGCTTGGGAAATAGAAAAGTATATGCAGTGAAAGTGTTTGCTTCAAAACAGAAAAGAGAAGTAGAATGCGAGGTAATGTTTAATGGTAAAGAAAGCAGGGAAATGTCAAGAAAGCTTCTTTCTATTACAGGAGAGTGGGATTGTATAGGGGATGTTTGTACAGAGAGACAATGGATATTTCTGATGCAAGATGAAGATACGTATATTGAAAGTGATATTGACAATCAAACCATTAGTAAATTGACGTATGAAACGATTGCCTTGCTGGAGAATTGTGATAATAAAGAAGAATATCAAAAAATTCGACAAAAACTTTTAAAACGTTATAAAGATACATCTTTAGTGTATGAAGTCCTTTATTTTATACCTGAGTTATATACAAAAGCGTATTATATGGGTGTAGAATTTGGTGAGAAACTGTTTCTTATTCAAAAAGATCATAAAACAAGGGAGTTATATCAATCCCAGCTGCAGTCATTTCCGATAGTAGAGCGCTGTGTGGAACATCATTTACAAAAGGAAATCCTAGATGATCAAAAAATAAAGAAAGTCATGGAATTTAGTGTGAATGCGAAAGCTATTCAAAAAGCATTGGAAAATGGGGAAGTACAGCAGGGCTTACAGGTTTCTGGAATCGGTTATGTTGGAAAATCTGATTATATTTTAAGATAGTGCTTGACGTGAAGAAAGCTATGTGTTATGATAAGCAAGCAGAAAAGTTAGTGGAAAGTTAGAAGCACCCCTTCTCACCTGATGTCTTAAGACATAGGTAAATGCTACATCAATCGAAACGTAACGATGATTATTTTAGCGGGTGCATATGAGTACCCGCTTTTCTTATGGCAATTGGAGGTGTCTATTATAAATAAGAGAGTTATTCCTAACAATGTAAACGATGATCTGGTAAATGAAAAAATCAAGTTTAAAGAAGTTATGGTTATTGATGCAGACGGAGAAAAACTTGGTATTAAGATGCGTCGTGAAGCTTTGGAAATTGCATACAATCAGAATTTAGATTTACTGTGTGTAGCTCCAAAGGCTGTACCACCGGTATGTAAGGTGCTGGATTATGGAAAACATCGTTTTGAACAGCAAAAGAAAGCAAAAGAAGCGAAAAAGAAACAGCATGTTACTGAGGTAAAACCAATTCGTTTGTCACCAGTTATTGACAGACACGACTTTGAAACAAAAATGCGTCATGCACGTAAATGGATTGAAGGCGGAATGAAAGTCAAAGTAGATATGCGTTTTAGAGGACGCTTGATTACAAGACTTGATGTTGGTAAGAAAATTATGAATAGCTTCACAGAAGAAATTGGAGACATTGCGGTTGTAGAAAAGAAACCGGTTCTGGAAGGAAATACAATGTCTTGCGTTCTGGCACCAAAGAAGAAATAGTTATTAACAGGAGGTACTACTTATGCCAAAGATGAAATCACATAGAGGACTTGCAAAACGTGTTAAACAGACAGGTTCTGGAAAATTAAAAAGAAGTCACGCTTATACTTCTCACCGTTTCCATGGGAAAACACAGAAACAGAAACGTCATTTGAGAAAATCTGCTACTGTACACAACACAGATTTCAAACGTATTAAGCAGATGTTGGTTAAATAAGTAATAGGAGGAATATAACATGGCTAGAGTTAAAGGTGGATATACAACACGTCAGAGAAGAAAAAAGGTTTTAAAATTAGCAAAAGGTTACTATGGAGCTAAACACATTCTTTATAAAACAGCTCACGAACAGGTAATGCACTCTTTCAAATATGCATACAATGACCGTAAAGATTTAAAACGTGATATGCGTAAATTGTGGATTGCTCGTATCAATGCTGCAGCAAGAATGAACGATATTTCTTATTCAAGATTAATGCACGGATTGAAACTTGCAAATGTAACAATCAACCGTAAAATGCTGTCTGAAATTGCTATTCACGATGCAAAAGGATTTACAAAAATCGTAGATACAGCAAAAGCAGCTTTAGAAAAAGCTTAATTTGAGGTAATCGTATGGACGACACAAGACATACACTGAATGAATTGCTTGTATATTTATTTAATTATATTTTAGCAATTGAAGAGAAGAATCTTCGTGATCAGGGTGTCGATTTATCTATGACCGAAGTACATATCCTAGAAGCAATACAAAAAAGTGAATCGAATATGATGTCAGCACTTGCGAAACGTTTAATGGTTACACAGGGAACGCTTACTGTATCAACTTCTAAGTTAGTAAAAAAAGGATATGTAGAGCGTGTTAAGGATGAAAAAGATAAACGTATTGTGCGTCTGCATCTTACGGATAAAGCATCCGCTGTTCTTGAAGTACATGAACGTTTTCATGAAGAGATGATTGATAAAGCTCTAAATGAACTGGATGTAGATAAAGAACAAGAATTAATCCGTTCCTTAAAAAATATTATGAAATTTTTTAAAGAAAAATATTAGAATCTTCTTATTTCAAGGAGATTCTTTTTTCTATTTAGGATATACTAGAAATAGAGAATCCGGAGGAAAAGAAAATGAAAAGAGCGTTGGTTTTTGGCGGTGGAGGAAGTAAGGGTGCATATGAAATTGGTGTTTGGAAAGCACTGGATACTTTAGGGCAAACATTTGATATAGTGACGGGTACAAGTATTGGCTCTATGATTGGCGTTTTATATGTACAAAGACAATATGATAAAGTTATTGAATTGTGGGATAATCTTCATGTAGAGGATATTATGACAAATGGAGTGAATATCGATCTTGATATGGAACTTTTGATGTCGCAAAAAGAAAAATATCATGATTTTTTATCTAGTTATATACATAATAAAGGTGCAGATATTACTCCTTTCGAAGATTTATTAAGACGTTATTTTGATGCGGAACGTTTTTTCTCTAGTCCTATAGATTATGCGTGTATGACGGTGAATGTTACAAAGAAAAAGCCAAAAGTATTTTATAAGAAGGACATGACACCAGAAACGGTATTAGATTATATCATAGCTAGCGGTTCCTGTTTTCCTATGTTTCCTATGAAGGAAATCGATGGAGAAATGTATGTGGATGGAGGCTATTATGATAATGTACCAATCCATCTTGCGGAAAGTATGGGGGCTGAGGAAGTTGTTGCGGTTAATTTAAAAGCAGTTGGGATACTTAGAACAAATGATATCAAGGCAGATGTTATTTGCATAGAGCCACATGTTTCTTTAGGAAGTTTTCTACTCTTTGATAAAGAAGTTATTCATAGAAATATTCAGCTGGGATATCAGGATACTTTAAAAAAATTTAACTATTATATTGGCACGATTTATACATTTGATAAAAAGCAGAAAAAGGAAATAGAAGCTGTTGAGGATGTATTGAAATATGGAATGAAAACGATAGAAGAAACTTTACAAAGAGAAAAGATGAAGTTTCTTGTTGAAAAAATTGTATTTCATCAGGTGTTAGATGCGATTGATTCCTATATGTCTTTTCCATATCCTTATTTAGCAATTCTTGAATCATGTGCATTTAGTTTTCGATTTGATGATCTTAAAGTGTGGGATTTCAAACAATTTTTAACTGAACTTCTTCGCTTTGCAGATGAGCACGCACATATATCTTTTAATAAGAAGATTGATTTAAAAAATGTAAAGAAAGATGGCAGCATGGAAAGTGTTTGTCTGTTGTATCATTATCTTCTTAAAGAGGATGCCAATATATCTGCTCTTGGTTTTGGAAGTGTAGTATTTAATGACTCCTTTATAAAAGCGTATGCTTTATATTTATTAAAACAACATGGATAAAGAAAAAAGCCACATCGTGGCTTTTTGAGTGCTTATTTGAATAGTTCGTCCTGATGACTTGCGAATGTATATTCTTCAATTGTGTTGCAGATACGATCTTTGATCAATGCTTCTGGATCGTTTTCTAAGACACCTTCACGTACTTTTGTATATTGAATTGGCATAAACTGTGATAAAACAGCCAAGTTGATTCCTTCTTTTCTTAAGTTGGCAATCATTTTATCTTTTGCAGCAGCTACTTTTGGATTTGGCATGTAGTAACGGCTTCTATCAG encodes:
- the rplT gene encoding 50S ribosomal protein L20, with the translated sequence MARVKGGYTTRQRRKKVLKLAKGYYGAKHILYKTAHEQVMHSFKYAYNDRKDLKRDMRKLWIARINAAARMNDISYSRLMHGLKLANVTINRKMLSEIAIHDAKGFTKIVDTAKAALEKA
- a CDS encoding PDDEXK nuclease domain-containing protein, with the translated sequence MDDKYYFVDLVFYNRILHCNVIIELKNDEFRHEDLGQLNAYVGYYKNT
- a CDS encoding MarR family winged helix-turn-helix transcriptional regulator: MDDTRHTLNELLVYLFNYILAIEEKNLRDQGVDLSMTEVHILEAIQKSESNMMSALAKRLMVTQGTLTVSTSKLVKKGYVERVKDEKDKRIVRLHLTDKASAVLEVHERFHEEMIDKALNELDVDKEQELIRSLKNIMKFFKEKY
- the rimO gene encoding 30S ribosomal protein S12 methylthiotransferase RimO — translated: MKIGFISLGCSKNLVDSEKMMGMLKSGNHELVHNADEAEAIIINTCGFINSAKEEAIQTIFKMAEYKKHNCKRLIVVGCLAQRYKEELEKEIPEIDAVISIKEYPHLHEILAQLLDGKDLVSYNKCERLVSSKPWTAYLKIAEGCSNRCTYCAIPLIRGGNVSFPIEKLVEDAKELANKGVKELVLIAQDTTKYGVDLYGKRSLLDLLKKVHEIEGFHWIRILYMYPDEIDDELIEGMAQLPKVVPYFDIPMQHANNRMLELMNRRGHKEDVLELCKKIRSTFAYPTLRTTFIVGFPTESDEDFADLMQFVEDVHWDRMGAFTYSPEEDTPAYYMSGAVDEDVKQKRLETLMARQEEISLENQRKMIGEVVEVLVEDQEGLTGKYRGRGKSSAPDEVDGIVIFTSDRFIEFGSFVKVRITDALPHDLIGVEEC
- the infC gene encoding translation initiation factor IF-3, which produces MIILAGAYEYPLFLWQLEVSIINKRVIPNNVNDDLVNEKIKFKEVMVIDADGEKLGIKMRREALEIAYNQNLDLLCVAPKAVPPVCKVLDYGKHRFEQQKKAKEAKKKQHVTEVKPIRLSPVIDRHDFETKMRHARKWIEGGMKVKVDMRFRGRLITRLDVGKKIMNSFTEEIGDIAVVEKKPVLEGNTMSCVLAPKKK
- a CDS encoding PDDEXK nuclease domain-containing protein; the encoded protein is MSMYLFDEQPILANKTLAREIGLNEALVLQLINCWIKINKRSGNNYFEGISKNPEQLMEISKSKENILVPIIKDPFTFEFLGLDAKESVSETDLEQALMDNLQEFMLE
- a CDS encoding DUF6348 family protein, producing the protein MFFKKKRKMKEIASSNNDVQNEGLLENLVSICGDGVVFQNAFILEDEDIYVYADVLSFQDNVAQIVFQLHHEWLDEPVSEVIAAVGDSKDEVYYSACEQFYEQVLQVYLKVCNKESYIDTVEIFTQEMHRFHVWKSPLGGIGKKEGIEESDYWNLLKNDLSLRLGNRKVYAVKVFASKQKREVECEVMFNGKESREMSRKLLSITGEWDCIGDVCTERQWIFLMQDEDTYIESDIDNQTISKLTYETIALLENCDNKEEYQKIRQKLLKRYKDTSLVYEVLYFIPELYTKAYYMGVEFGEKLFLIQKDHKTRELYQSQLQSFPIVERCVEHHLQKEILDDQKIKKVMEFSVNAKAIQKALENGEVQQGLQVSGIGYVGKSDYILR
- the rpmI gene encoding 50S ribosomal protein L35 yields the protein MPKMKSHRGLAKRVKQTGSGKLKRSHAYTSHRFHGKTQKQKRHLRKSATVHNTDFKRIKQMLVK
- a CDS encoding DNA-deoxyinosine glycosylase; translated protein: MLKGFDPIISKEPKVMILGSMPSAVSLEKQEYYGYAHNRFWKIMSDVFEMPISTYEEKKQIIYSHHLLLWDVIGECEREGSLDSKIHNEKVNPIQELLEKYPSIQFVICNGRKSYDLYQKHFSHLSLSCVYLPSTSNANRSIKEDVLFEKWREVLKKQNL
- a CDS encoding BRO-N domain-containing protein; this encodes MENEIKLFEGNQIRSAWDNEKEEWYFSVVDVVGVLTESKNPRDYWYRVKKRMTDEEKSELSTICRQLKLESSDGKKYNTDVADMQGIFRIIQSIPSPKAEPFKMWLAEVGKERIDEIIDPELTIDRALETYAKKGYSKEWINQRLQAIQVRKELTDTWNEHGIEQGREYAILTNEISKAWSGMTTR
- a CDS encoding CD1845 family protein encodes the protein MKLLLRIILFPIILILSLLIAFSKFIVTIGGTILGLFSFLVILGALACIIQGEVKLGIEALIIAFLISPYGLPKIAMWMVAYLEYGKEKLKEI
- a CDS encoding PDDEXK nuclease domain-containing protein, coding for MNDGDNPPIGILLCTDKGNGMVEYALSGMDNQLFVSTYMLHLPNKQKLKEFIVNEMKEMC
- a CDS encoding patatin-like phospholipase family protein, translated to MKRALVFGGGGSKGAYEIGVWKALDTLGQTFDIVTGTSIGSMIGVLYVQRQYDKVIELWDNLHVEDIMTNGVNIDLDMELLMSQKEKYHDFLSSYIHNKGADITPFEDLLRRYFDAERFFSSPIDYACMTVNVTKKKPKVFYKKDMTPETVLDYIIASGSCFPMFPMKEIDGEMYVDGGYYDNVPIHLAESMGAEEVVAVNLKAVGILRTNDIKADVICIEPHVSLGSFLLFDKEVIHRNIQLGYQDTLKKFNYYIGTIYTFDKKQKKEIEAVEDVLKYGMKTIEETLQREKMKFLVEKIVFHQVLDAIDSYMSFPYPYLAILESCAFSFRFDDLKVWDFKQFLTELLRFADEHAHISFNKKIDLKNVKKDGSMESVCLLYHYLLKEDANISALGFGSVVFNDSFIKAYALYLLKQHG